In one Nicotiana tomentosiformis chromosome 6, ASM39032v3, whole genome shotgun sequence genomic region, the following are encoded:
- the LOC138894625 gene encoding uncharacterized protein: MTQYEMRFSKLARQAIWLVPTNRERVKRFIDGLTFQLRLLMTRERVFGATFDEVVDIAHQIEMIRRQKRVEREEKRSRGQGGFNGVPFGGQFHHAQSSSHAPSAQGSSMTGPSSSYSGARGSLQSPPPFAETRFFECGELVHIKRHCPRLLGGSSQQRSQPSTSAPVTSLPAHPARGVAQSTRGHPREGGRSGGGQACFYALPARPDTIASDVEN; the protein is encoded by the exons atgacgcagtatgagatgagattttcaaagTTGGCCCGTCaagctatctggttggttcccacaaatAGGGAAAGGGTcaagaggttcatagatggcctaaCTTTTCagttgcgattgcttatgactagagaaaGAGTGTTTGGTGCTacatttgatgaggttgtcgatattgctcATCAGATTGAGATGATTCGTCGCCAgaagcgggttgagagggaggaaAAGAGgtctcgtggacagggtggattcaacggtgttccttttgggggtcagttccaccacg ctcagagttcgtctcatgcaccatcagctcagggttcatctatgacaggaccttctagcagttattccggTGCTCGGGGTTCCCTTCAATCCCCGCCGCCATTTGCAGAGACACgtttctttgagtgtggagaattggttcatatcaagaggcattgtCCCCGCCTTTTGGGAGGTTCATCTcaacagaggagtcagccttcgacttcggCACCAGTTACTTCATTACCCGCCCATCCAGCTCGGGGTGTAGCTCAGTCAactaggggtcacccaagagagggaggccgatcaggtggcggtcaggcctgtttctatgcactccctgccagaccagataccaTTGCTTcggatgttgaaaattga